In the genome of Candidatus Nitrosotenuis sp. DW1, one region contains:
- a CDS encoding sensor histidine kinase has product MFLQMSGINPYFFIKEVPTEDLVKLLAQKIKELKSEKDTTANLNLQLQNTIKELKNTQSELLRNRKMLQDEVKQKTEELLNLERVSLLGNFAARAAHDLNNPLSIIKNSSQILRINLDKHLDEKSKAQWSRLDRAVARMSHQIDDVLGFIKPPTLERKKHVVASILSDVLERMEIPSNIEIHPPLVGSTIYCDYEKIEIVFVNLLTNAIQAIGSNNGSIDIMISDDSDPKYVQIMVRDSGCGVPPNLSDKLFEPFFTTKQTGTGLGLVSCKSIVKEHGGHIDIDSTFGKGTTIKIRLPKESEFDSMYLDNQEKGIKKSNLIKHPYCAVE; this is encoded by the coding sequence GTGTTTCTGCAAATGTCTGGAATTAATCCGTATTTTTTCATAAAAGAAGTCCCGACCGAGGATCTCGTAAAGCTCTTGGCGCAAAAAATAAAGGAATTAAAGTCTGAAAAAGACACCACTGCAAATCTGAACTTACAATTGCAAAATACCATAAAGGAGCTAAAAAACACACAAAGCGAGTTGCTTCGTAATAGGAAAATGCTACAAGATGAGGTCAAGCAAAAAACCGAGGAACTGCTAAACCTTGAGAGAGTATCGTTATTGGGAAACTTCGCGGCAAGGGCAGCACATGATCTGAACAACCCATTATCTATCATCAAGAACTCGTCACAAATTTTACGTATAAATCTGGACAAACACCTAGATGAGAAATCCAAAGCACAGTGGTCACGGCTTGATCGTGCAGTTGCAAGAATGTCGCATCAGATTGACGATGTTCTTGGTTTTATAAAACCGCCAACATTGGAAAGGAAAAAGCACGTAGTTGCAAGCATTTTATCAGACGTACTAGAAAGAATGGAAATTCCAAGTAATATAGAGATTCACCCACCACTTGTGGGCTCGACAATTTATTGTGATTATGAAAAAATTGAGATAGTTTTTGTAAATTTGTTAACAAATGCTATTCAGGCAATTGGCAGCAATAACGGTTCAATTGATATCATGATATCTGATGACTCTGATCCAAAGTATGTGCAAATCATGGTTCGTGATTCTGGATGCGGTGTGCCGCCAAACCTATCAGACAAACTATTTGAGCCGTTTTTTACAACAAAACAAACTGGTACCGGATTGGGCTTGGTCAGTTGCAAGAGCATAGTCAAAGAACATGGTGGACATATAGACATAGACAGCACTTTTGGCAAAGGAACTACGATCAAGATTAGACTTCCAAAAGAATCCGAATTTGACAGCATGTATCTAGACAATCAAGAAAAGGGTATCAAAAAATCAAATCTCATAAAACATCCATATTGCGCCGTTGAGTAG
- a CDS encoding CBS domain-containing protein produces the protein MKTAKHTQIICDDGVSDIANTDIIKLQKDNTLQDVIASLSMNKISKIFIYDDEKPVGVITDKDIIRFLYIDKSGRNLNQILAAELMNNICFVNKGLTCQQAAQLMLLNKIGTLGVGSKENLAGIITKSDLIKYYITRQHDTSKVSDYMTISYFSAGINDKVYELIKKMIAFDISRVVITDDDKKPVGMITAGDLFNRTIETNKLSIVQSSIANYLEKDGLWSETGFVGSQIVGEIMTPGIITTSPSVDMVDAAKIILEKRIDSLGISDEGNTLLGIISKRNILLALAKDM, from the coding sequence TTGAAAACAGCTAAACACACACAGATAATCTGCGATGACGGCGTATCGGACATTGCAAATACCGATATCATAAAACTGCAAAAAGACAATACTCTTCAAGACGTCATAGCTAGCCTTTCAATGAACAAAATAAGCAAGATTTTCATTTACGATGATGAAAAGCCAGTCGGTGTAATTACTGACAAAGACATCATAAGATTTTTGTACATTGATAAAAGCGGCAGAAATCTAAATCAAATTCTTGCCGCCGAATTGATGAACAACATCTGCTTTGTAAATAAAGGACTAACATGTCAACAGGCTGCCCAGCTAATGCTTCTCAACAAGATAGGCACTCTTGGAGTTGGGAGTAAAGAAAATCTAGCAGGCATAATAACAAAGTCAGATCTCATAAAATACTACATAACGCGGCAGCACGACACTAGCAAAGTGTCAGATTATATGACAATTAGTTATTTTTCGGCTGGAATAAACGACAAGGTATATGAACTGATTAAAAAGATGATAGCTTTTGACATATCGCGTGTAGTGATAACAGACGATGATAAAAAACCAGTTGGAATGATTACAGCTGGAGATCTGTTCAATCGGACAATAGAGACAAACAAGCTAAGCATAGTGCAGTCAAGCATTGCCAATTATTTAGAAAAGGATGGGTTGTGGTCAGAGACGGGATTTGTTGGTTCCCAGATTGTAGGGGAGATAATGACTCCAGGAATAATCACAACTAGTCCATCTGTTGACATGGTAGACGCGGCAAAGATAATCTTGGAAAAAAGAATAGACAGTCTCGGAATAAGCGATGAGGGCAATACATTGCTTGGAATTATCAGCAAAAGAAACATACTGCTTGCACTGGCAAAAGACATGTAA
- a CDS encoding response regulator: MSDEDDDPIIMIVDDASFMRKALRKIIESARLTTKIIEAADGIEAVMKYKEYRPHLVTMDVLMPKADGIQALRAIKKIDPDAKVIMISSSAKSHIVQDAMKLGALDYVLKPFDHARMNMILSKHARI, from the coding sequence ATGAGCGACGAAGATGATGATCCTATCATAATGATAGTGGATGATGCATCCTTTATGAGAAAAGCTTTAAGAAAAATAATCGAGTCTGCAAGACTCACCACCAAGATTATTGAGGCTGCAGACGGGATAGAGGCAGTAATGAAATACAAAGAGTATCGACCACATCTTGTGACTATGGATGTGTTAATGCCAAAGGCAGACGGTATACAAGCATTGCGCGCCATAAAAAAAATAGACCCAGACGCCAAAGTAATCATGATTTCATCAAGTGCAAAAAGCCACATAGTTCAGGACGCAATGAAGCTTGGTGCATTAGATTACGTCTTAAAACCATTTGACCACGCAAGAATGAATATGATTCTTAGCAAGCATGCAAGAATTTAA
- a CDS encoding winged helix-turn-helix domain-containing protein: protein MGGSKKKSPAQMDKSQTDEKKESKGKKDKKQEKTEKKAEITVIVNEDQALKLIKSNNYITVQELAKQTGVKISAANACLVSLTKKGTLKRAGGFAGHWIYQLTA, encoded by the coding sequence ATGGGTGGATCAAAGAAGAAATCGCCAGCACAGATGGACAAATCTCAAACTGACGAAAAGAAAGAGTCCAAAGGCAAAAAGGACAAAAAGCAAGAAAAGACAGAGAAGAAAGCAGAGATCACAGTCATAGTAAATGAGGATCAAGCGCTAAAATTAATCAAATCAAACAACTACATCACCGTTCAAGAGCTAGCAAAACAAACAGGTGTCAAAATTTCTGCTGCAAACGCATGTCTTGTGAGTCTGACAAAAAAAGGCACACTCAAAAGAGCTGGCGGATTTGCAGGTCACTGGATTTATCAGCTAACTGCCTGA
- a CDS encoding cyclophilin-like fold protein translates to MSAGSVSSFQLIIEIRGKSKLTCDLKRHLSPKTVSSILRSLPLEGNAHFLGQNIVYFETMINSGVERQRKEFKKGDIAFSPAGGSICFFLSDVILTKSMTPIGKITSDVAMLCDVKPGDVIAVSQAVS, encoded by the coding sequence ATGAGTGCTGGCTCTGTATCGAGTTTTCAGCTAATTATTGAGATTAGGGGCAAATCCAAGCTAACTTGTGATCTAAAGCGTCATCTGTCGCCAAAAACTGTCAGCTCAATACTGCGATCATTGCCACTTGAAGGCAATGCACACTTTCTTGGGCAAAACATCGTGTATTTTGAGACGATGATAAACTCGGGGGTGGAAAGACAAAGAAAGGAATTCAAAAAAGGAGACATCGCGTTTTCTCCAGCAGGCGGAAGCATTTGCTTTTTCTTATCTGATGTAATACTGACAAAATCTATGACCCCAATTGGGAAAATTACTTCTGATGTGGCGATGCTATGTGATGTGAAACCAGGAGATGTGATTGCGGTTTCTCAGGCAGTTAGCTGA
- a CDS encoding DNA-directed RNA polymerase subunit K: MSDPEEAEVEITEEVEEEPEFARPVGAEEVAEDTSMEDAVAAYKKIFETKELTDDERVELDKKVKEMEQREIVDTDPVHDAIEIPLAGKGKIAIGPPTLTRFEKARILGARALQLSLGAPPFITIPANARTSLDIALKELEDRVIPIVIRRKLPNGDYQNIPIDFFN, encoded by the coding sequence TTGTCAGATCCTGAAGAAGCCGAAGTTGAGATTACCGAAGAGGTTGAAGAGGAACCAGAGTTTGCAAGGCCAGTTGGCGCAGAAGAGGTTGCAGAAGACACTTCAATGGAAGACGCAGTTGCAGCATACAAAAAAATCTTCGAGACCAAAGAACTAACAGACGACGAGCGAGTTGAGCTAGACAAAAAGGTAAAGGAGATGGAGCAGCGAGAAATAGTTGACACAGATCCAGTTCACGATGCTATAGAAATTCCACTTGCAGGAAAAGGCAAGATAGCAATCGGCCCACCAACGCTAACAAGATTTGAAAAGGCAAGAATTCTAGGCGCACGAGCACTACAATTGTCATTGGGAGCACCACCATTCATAACAATCCCAGCAAATGCCAGAACATCACTTGACATAGCACTAAAAGAACTCGAAGATCGAGTAATTCCAATTGTTATTAGAAGAAAGCTGCCAAACGGCGATTACCAAAACATTCCAATTGACTTTTTCAATTAA
- a CDS encoding DNA-binding protein gives MEETKQNTEPAKQTDQSHVFYVRNEPIMPAALDVFMLINKHGRGLLKAKGNTIPSAVAIANIIVEKMLHNAASIERITLDSENTDAFGKRMLSTIEISIIKN, from the coding sequence ATGGAAGAGACAAAGCAAAACACAGAGCCCGCAAAGCAAACTGATCAATCCCATGTGTTTTACGTAAGAAACGAACCGATAATGCCTGCCGCACTTGACGTCTTTATGCTAATCAACAAACATGGAAGGGGACTGCTAAAGGCAAAGGGAAACACGATCCCAAGCGCAGTTGCAATAGCAAACATCATCGTGGAAAAAATGCTTCACAACGCAGCATCCATAGAGCGCATAACACTTGACAGCGAAAATACAGACGCGTTTGGAAAGAGAATGCTATCCACAATAGAAATTTCTATTATCAAGAACTAG
- a CDS encoding transcriptional regulator, with product MLLPAEIESKTLIPALRAILAKKLAEEHQIREDEISKMLGVTQAAISNYIRGTRGDPKLIQKLIADEQVSQLINTLSDSLASDMAYTPSSLAKFISLCNYIKSSLLICEIHHNLESNIDEAVCKECENMLLKGPGSIY from the coding sequence TTGTTACTTCCTGCAGAAATCGAATCAAAAACACTAATTCCAGCACTACGTGCGATTTTGGCAAAAAAGCTCGCCGAAGAGCACCAAATCAGGGAGGATGAAATCTCAAAAATGCTCGGTGTAACGCAGGCTGCAATAAGCAACTACATTCGAGGAACACGCGGTGATCCAAAACTCATTCAGAAACTCATAGCTGACGAACAAGTATCTCAACTGATAAACACACTAAGTGATAGCCTTGCATCCGATATGGCATATACCCCGTCCAGCCTTGCAAAATTCATCAGTCTTTGCAATTACATAAAATCCAGTCTTTTGATTTGTGAGATTCACCACAATTTGGAATCAAACATTGACGAAGCAGTATGCAAAGAATGTGAAAACATGCTGCTAAAGGGACCTGGCAGTATTTACTAG
- a CDS encoding asparagine synthase C-terminal domain-containing protein encodes MSQVISQTYQIIEKAVLQSSADCLSLSGGLDSTILAYFLRDRKIGTVSIIAKDFLANDLTYCQLAASKFNLPLNIRFCGTDEIYSGIEETIKILKNFNDIEIRNNVVMYLALSAAKELGFSKVMTGDGADEIFAGYNFLLNKSADELESDLKRIGRIMHFPSQKIGKALGIDVVSPFCNKEVVEFAKTIPAELKVHEEGGKKFGKWILRKAFEGKIPNAITWRQKSPMQDGAGTQNLTEFFNSAIPDFIFSEKAKKIKDKDGVIIRTKESLQYYEIYRKYNEPKTSDSGITCPDCRHGIEEDSKFCRICGRFPL; translated from the coding sequence GTGAGCCAAGTTATCAGCCAAACTTATCAAATCATAGAAAAAGCAGTTTTGCAAAGCAGTGCAGACTGTTTGTCGCTATCAGGCGGGCTGGACAGCACCATTTTGGCATACTTTCTTAGAGATAGAAAAATAGGCACCGTATCAATAATAGCAAAAGACTTTCTTGCAAATGATCTGACGTATTGCCAGCTTGCGGCAAGCAAGTTCAACCTTCCACTAAACATCAGATTCTGCGGAACAGACGAGATCTATTCTGGAATTGAAGAGACCATAAAAATTCTAAAGAACTTTAACGATATCGAAATACGGAACAATGTTGTAATGTATCTTGCACTGTCTGCTGCAAAAGAATTGGGATTTAGCAAGGTAATGACAGGAGACGGGGCAGATGAGATCTTTGCAGGATATAATTTCCTATTAAACAAAAGCGCAGACGAACTTGAATCAGACCTGAAAAGAATTGGCAGAATCATGCACTTTCCGTCACAGAAGATAGGAAAGGCGCTCGGAATAGACGTAGTATCACCGTTTTGCAACAAAGAGGTAGTAGAATTTGCAAAAACAATACCTGCAGAACTCAAAGTGCATGAAGAGGGCGGCAAAAAATTTGGCAAGTGGATTCTAAGGAAGGCATTTGAGGGGAAAATACCAAATGCGATCACATGGAGGCAAAAATCTCCAATGCAGGACGGTGCAGGGACTCAAAACCTTACAGAGTTTTTCAATAGCGCAATTCCAGATTTCATATTTAGTGAAAAGGCAAAAAAAATCAAAGATAAAGACGGTGTAATAATTAGGACCAAAGAATCTCTCCAGTATTATGAAATTTATCGCAAGTATAATGAGCCTAAAACCAGCGATTCAGGCATCACGTGTCCTGACTGCAGACACGGTATTGAGGAAGACTCAAAATTCTGTAGAATATGTGGAAGGTTCCCGCTCTAG
- a CDS encoding YHS domain-containing protein, translating to MPVDPVCGIEMDESLAVVYEYEEKKYFFCCNGCRRIFKKKPKKWKKNT from the coding sequence ATGCCAGTGGATCCCGTCTGCGGAATTGAAATGGATGAAAGCCTAGCAGTGGTATACGAGTATGAAGAAAAGAAATATTTTTTCTGCTGTAACGGGTGCAGACGTATCTTCAAAAAGAAGCCAAAAAAATGGAAGAAAAACACCTAG
- a CDS encoding tRNA dihydrouridine synthase, whose protein sequence is MAGVSDPALRLLCKEMGAGLVVSELTSIHAIVAKEKQLQAENKKISEFIEFSEKERPLSVQLFGSDLEALAKAAKIVEPFFDIIDYNMGCPAPHITQQMAGGALLQNIDLTQKIFKTLVSSVKKPVTLKMRAGVNDQYLFKDIANVAQKEGIKMITLHARTVRQGYSGKSDWTLIKELKEMANIPIVGNGDVTSPELAKAMIDETGCDYVMVGRGAMGNPFLFRQINDYLKSGSYQEYSAKHRLEMFLKYADFAINYNIKFSNIRQQAMRFTKGIMHAAKLRPQIMLAKTVDDLKSIIVEASY, encoded by the coding sequence ATGGCAGGAGTCAGTGATCCTGCACTGCGACTACTGTGCAAGGAAATGGGCGCAGGCCTAGTTGTGAGCGAGCTGACAAGCATACATGCCATAGTTGCAAAAGAAAAACAACTCCAGGCGGAAAACAAAAAGATAAGCGAATTCATCGAATTTTCGGAAAAAGAGCGACCCTTATCGGTACAGCTCTTTGGCTCGGATCTTGAGGCGTTGGCAAAAGCCGCAAAAATAGTCGAGCCGTTTTTTGACATAATTGATTACAACATGGGGTGCCCAGCACCGCACATCACGCAACAGATGGCAGGAGGAGCACTACTCCAAAACATAGACTTGACGCAAAAGATCTTCAAAACGCTGGTCTCATCTGTAAAAAAACCAGTGACCCTCAAGATGCGCGCAGGCGTAAATGACCAGTACCTGTTTAAGGATATTGCAAATGTGGCACAAAAGGAGGGAATCAAAATGATAACCCTTCACGCCAGAACTGTACGTCAGGGATATTCTGGAAAATCAGACTGGACTTTGATTAAGGAATTAAAGGAAATGGCCAACATCCCAATTGTTGGTAATGGAGACGTCACAAGCCCTGAACTTGCAAAAGCAATGATTGATGAAACCGGCTGTGACTATGTGATGGTTGGCAGGGGTGCAATGGGAAATCCGTTTTTGTTCAGACAGATAAACGACTATCTAAAATCCGGAAGTTATCAGGAATATTCTGCAAAACATCGACTTGAAATGTTTTTGAAATATGCTGATTTTGCGATAAACTATAACATAAAATTTTCAAATATTCGGCAGCAGGCAATGCGCTTTACCAAGGGAATAATGCATGCGGCAAAATTGCGACCACAAATCATGCTTGCAAAAACCGTCGATGATCTAAAATCAATAATTGTCGAAGCGTCTTACTGA
- a CDS encoding prenyltransferase encodes MSISVWLRVIRIKFLLASVIAVSLGLAMSYWHTGRLDVMHSVITMAGVISLHASVDLLNDFWDYKRGIDTITKRTKFSGGTGVLPEGLLKPSHVYVAGIAFLILGSLAGLYFIVIYGWIIAVILCFAILSIYFYSTKIVDSGLGEIFVGIKGTMIVLGTYFIQTQQITQSSVLGGIVVGALSSLVLYITSFPDLDADKQKGRKTLVILLGKKRASNVFWAFPFVSYVVIVSGVILHLFPVFCLISLATIPLMMKSGLDLRRHFDDSDKFVSVMKSALLFSRITGSLFVIGFLVGIIANNN; translated from the coding sequence ATGAGCATATCTGTCTGGCTGCGCGTAATTCGAATCAAATTTCTTTTGGCATCTGTAATCGCAGTGTCACTCGGACTTGCCATGTCATACTGGCATACTGGGAGACTTGATGTGATGCATTCTGTCATCACAATGGCTGGTGTGATCTCTTTGCATGCAAGTGTTGATCTTCTAAATGACTTTTGGGACTACAAGCGAGGAATTGACACCATTACAAAACGAACAAAATTCAGTGGCGGAACAGGTGTCCTGCCAGAAGGATTGCTCAAGCCGTCTCACGTGTATGTGGCAGGCATTGCGTTTTTAATTCTCGGCTCGCTTGCCGGACTGTACTTTATTGTCATTTATGGCTGGATTATCGCAGTAATACTCTGCTTTGCAATTTTGTCAATCTACTTTTACTCTACAAAAATAGTTGACTCTGGCCTTGGCGAAATATTTGTTGGAATAAAGGGCACCATGATAGTACTTGGCACATATTTCATACAGACACAGCAAATCACTCAGTCAAGCGTGTTAGGTGGAATAGTCGTCGGCGCACTATCCTCGCTTGTCTTGTACATCACATCATTTCCCGACCTTGATGCGGACAAGCAAAAGGGGAGAAAAACACTTGTCATACTGCTCGGTAAAAAAAGAGCATCAAATGTTTTTTGGGCATTTCCGTTTGTCAGTTATGTCGTAATTGTATCTGGAGTCATACTGCACCTGTTTCCTGTTTTTTGCCTGATTTCGCTTGCAACAATTCCACTCATGATGAAATCGGGACTGGATTTACGAAGACATTTTGATGATTCCGACAAGTTTGTCTCCGTAATGAAGTCTGCCTTGCTCTTTAGCAGAATAACTGGCTCGCTTTTTGTAATCGGGTTTTTGGTCGGCATTATAGCAAACAACAATTAA
- a CDS encoding pyridoxamine 5'-phosphate oxidase family protein produces the protein MTQFTEKEKNFLASIEEARFATANKSTPHVKPVSFIFQDGSFYIATDYTTVTYKNIKKNPHAAITVDIYDPGKHRAVLAQGEVSIIEDGPEFKKIYAKFFDKFAWVRKDPWKEKEAPFLRLVPKHKTSWGLA, from the coding sequence TTGACACAGTTCACAGAAAAAGAAAAAAACTTTCTAGCATCAATTGAGGAAGCAAGATTTGCCACGGCAAACAAGTCAACGCCGCACGTAAAACCGGTGTCGTTTATTTTTCAGGACGGCTCGTTTTACATTGCAACTGATTATACCACGGTAACATACAAAAACATCAAGAAAAACCCGCACGCTGCCATCACAGTTGACATTTACGACCCAGGTAAACACAGGGCAGTACTTGCGCAAGGAGAAGTAAGTATAATCGAAGACGGGCCAGAATTTAAAAAAATCTATGCCAAGTTTTTTGATAAATTTGCATGGGTCAGAAAAGACCCGTGGAAAGAAAAAGAGGCACCGTTTCTAAGGCTTGTTCCAAAGCACAAGACGTCTTGGGGCCTAGCATAA
- a CDS encoding peptidylprolyl isomerase — protein MADKIKCSHILVEKQGQALAILERLKKGEKFAELAKELSLDSGSGKRGGELGYFGRGKMVKPFEAAAFKLAVGEISEPVKTEYGYHIIKRYS, from the coding sequence ATGGCAGACAAGATAAAGTGCTCTCATATTTTGGTGGAAAAGCAAGGCCAAGCGCTTGCAATTTTGGAGAGACTAAAGAAGGGAGAAAAATTTGCAGAACTTGCAAAGGAACTATCACTTGACTCAGGAAGCGGCAAGAGGGGCGGAGAACTAGGATATTTTGGGCGAGGCAAGATGGTAAAGCCATTTGAGGCAGCAGCATTCAAACTCGCAGTTGGAGAAATCTCAGAACCCGTAAAGACAGAATACGGATATCACATAATCAAGAGATATTCATAG
- a CDS encoding deoxycytidylate deaminase produces MSKNFERPSWDEYFMLQAELAKLRSNCMTRQVGAVIVRNNRQIATGYNGTPPGVKNCFEGGCKRCMLRMEGKIESGAALDRCLCNHAEANAIMHCAIMGIEAGSKGAILYTTFVPCLECTKMAITIGIKKIICLDTYPETDYDLIKEAGVEVVTLDKNAIKRWAGALLDK; encoded by the coding sequence ATGAGTAAGAACTTTGAGCGTCCAAGTTGGGACGAGTATTTCATGCTGCAGGCAGAGCTTGCCAAGCTTCGCTCAAACTGCATGACGCGTCAGGTTGGAGCTGTAATAGTGCGAAACAACAGGCAAATCGCCACAGGGTACAACGGCACGCCACCAGGTGTAAAAAACTGCTTTGAGGGCGGTTGCAAGAGATGCATGCTTCGAATGGAGGGAAAAATAGAGTCGGGTGCGGCACTTGACAGATGCCTTTGTAATCACGCCGAGGCAAACGCAATCATGCACTGTGCCATAATGGGAATAGAGGCAGGCTCAAAGGGTGCCATACTGTATACCACGTTTGTTCCGTGCCTAGAATGCACCAAAATGGCAATAACAATTGGAATTAAGAAAATAATCTGCCTTGACACTTATCCTGAAACGGATTATGACCTAATCAAAGAAGCGGGAGTTGAGGTTGTAACGCTAGACAAAAACGCCATAAAGCGATGGGCTGGCGCACTTTTGGACAAATAA